In Desulfoferula mesophila, the genomic window GCGAGCCCGCAGGCTGAAGCCCGACACCGAGGTGAGCCGGGCGTCCACCTCGCTCTGGGGCAAGGCCCTTATGGCGGACAGGTCGTACTCGCGCTCCCGATCCACCAAGCCGTCCACCTTGAGACGCCACTGCTCCGGGCCGATGGTGGGCCATCCCCCGGCCCGAAAAACCGGCATGCGATGGCTGGTCAAATAGCTCATCTCACCTCCACCTCCAGGCTGCGGCTCTTGGCGGGTTTCTTGTCCTTTTCCCAAGGCCGCGCATAGTTGAGCACAATCATGGCCCGACCCGGCCCCACGGCCTGGAAGGCCCAGACCTCCTGACCGCCGGCGCCCACCGGCGCCTTGCCGTCCGGCGCCTGGGGCTTGGCAGGCACGTACTCGCTGTTGACCAGCTTCACCACCTTGGCGTCGGGCATTTTGGCCAGCATCCACTTGTAGCCGGTGGTGTGGTTGGCGGCCAGGGTCACCTGGAAAACCTGGCCCTCCTTGAGCACCAAAGTCTGCACCGGACCCCCAGCCCAGGCCGTGGCGGCGATGAGCAACAAACCCAGGGCGCCCAGGACGCTCATACAACGGCGCGGCAAGTCCTTACTCCGGGAACTTGAGGGTGAGCAGCAGGCCGCCATCCTCTTTCTCGGTCTTGACCTTGACCTCCAGGTTGTCGTTGCGCACCCCCAGAGCCAACAGCGCCTTGATCTTGTCGCCCTCGGCGTGGGTCATGGCCCGCACCGCCTCGATGACCTTGGGGCCGATCTCTGGTCCCGGAGAAGGCAGGGTGCTGGCCCGGTACTTGGCCTGCACCGTGATCTCGCCGCTGGGAGCCTGGAACAAGCTGATCTTCTTGGCTCCCGCGTTGACCGCGTGCAAAACGCTCAGGGCCAGCCACTTGAGGGCCGCCTCGTCCTGGTCCTGGTCCTGGGCCAGCTTGGACATCTCCTCCAAATAGTCGGTGGTGGCAAAGCAGTCGCAGAGCTCCTGCACTTTCAAATGGATGTTTCTTTTGTCTTCCATGGCCGTCCTCGCTGTAAAAAAATAGGCGTCCTTGGGGGCGATTCCCTGGTCTCGAAATTTCCGGCGGCCACCTGACGGCGGCCTCGGAGTAAACCCATGTTTAAATTATAACGTCAATAAAAGAACGATGCTGAAACGTTCCCGGATTCCAATTGTGACAGTTTCGCGCAGCCGGCTGAGCGGCTCGGCCTTGCCGGGCAAGCCCGGGAGGCCGGCGATCAGCCGCAAATCGCCGGTTAGCGCTTGACGGCGCCTTAGGCTGGGGAAAAGAATGGCCTGGAAGCGAATACGCCTGTCGGCCTCAACCAGTTTTGCATCTTAGTGGTTTCAACCAGCCAAGCAGGTAGAGCCAGACTTTAACTCGGGGCTTAAGAAATGCCTTAGCCTCGCTACGCTTGGGCCGTGGCAATAAGTCGGCTTGGCCGGTATGGCGCCTAGGCTGCCTGGATGGTATAAGTATTATAAATGTCAACAATTTTAGAAATCGCCAAGCTGGCAAATGTTTCATATTCCACGGTCTCGCGGGCTCTCAATGGACAAAAGGGAGTCAGCGAGGCCATGCGGGAAAAGATCGTCCAGTTGGCCAAGGAGTTGGATTACTACCCCAATTCATCGGCCCG contains:
- a CDS encoding protease inhibitor I42 family protein; amino-acid sequence: MPRRCMSVLGALGLLLIAATAWAGGPVQTLVLKEGQVFQVTLAANHTTGYKWMLAKMPDAKVVKLVNSEYVPAKPQAPDGKAPVGAGGQEVWAFQAVGPGRAMIVLNYARPWEKDKKPAKSRSLEVEVR